The DNA segment GTTGGCAGAGGTGCGgtcaaggcgatagtatcgctgaagtggatcgtttcagaatacggccccacgTGGAGTTCCTTAACTGGAGGAGCTGGGAGAAGCAATCATTCTGTGTTTGGCTTATCATGCTTACTTACAATGCTTGTTCAGTCACTGACGATGTAAAGCAATGTAATCTGACGATAACGCCTACAGGCGCTGAATAATATGACAAGTGCACATAACGAATAAACTCCACATGCCTACCGTCATTGCACCACGCTGCACCACTTAACCGATGCGTGTGGACAAGCCACCTTATAGAATGCACTGTAGACTGCTCATATACTTGTAGTGTAGTACCGAATATAATGTGTCCGCTTCAGACTCCAGCTTATCCTCTGATAGAAATCAATGTCCAAGGATACCCGCATCTACTTCCTAAATTACACCGCCTTCTCCCTGTATCTTGATTTTATGCTTACGATTTTTCCATTCAGTCACTGGCGGTGTGGTCCTTGGCTTCTCAAGCTTCATCTTTATCCTCGAAATTTACACCGCAAAGCTCAGCACTTGTACAGTGCAATGATGGTAGCCTTTGAAGGATAACAGCAAACTGCCATTCTCGACTTAGGCATCCCCTGCTGAATGTGCTCAAACCCATTTATATCAGTCCACAGACTTTGTTCTCACATCCCCAGATCACCTGTAACTAGTAACCAACTAATCTAGCAGGAGAACATGACGTGCTCAATATACTGGAACCAGACGATCCCTTTGCGGACACATGCAAGGTGCAGAGAGTGCCGAAAAGGCCAACTCACAGGGAACGCCGAGCAGTTCCTGGACGGTCTCAATGTAGAGGCGGGCATTGGCAGGCAGGTCAGAGTACTTCCGGCACTCAGACGTCGGTGTCCGCCACCCGGGCATGATCGTGTAGTCAACTTGCACCTTGGACATCTCGTCGGCACTCGCTGGAAGTAAACAGTCACAAAACCTGTTGCAGGGGCTCTTACAATTTACTAGACACACCGGCACTCAACCATTGATGTGTTGGGGAACTCTTGTgcactagtaaaaaaaaaaaaagtattgtccAGCGACTTTCATTAACTCACTCTCAATACTCAACTCTCAATAAGTAAACAGAATACCTTATGCACTATAGTAAGAGCCACAGCGTAGACTTGACTACTTGAGTGAAGAGGCGATAGAGGCAACCTAATAACATAGCAAACTTAATACCACACTCAAACACCTTATCTTTGACTCACCACTCGGTGCTATCTGTTATGTACACAAGGCTTTGCAACCTCACCTGGTGGGTACTTGTACACCTTGCCATCTATCCGATAGGCGGTGCCAATCTTGATCTCCTCAAAAGTGTCCAGGATGTCGAGCTTGGTCAGCGCCAGCCTGCGGGTAGGGGAGGCAGTGAGTGATTTGACATACACAGTCATCTCTCGCACACTATGAAATAAGTCCATACCACCTGCACTTTCTGAACTAGTTCACCGGGTGCTGCACTTCATTATTCATTCACCAGTTCAACATGGTGGCGTCTGCACGTCACCATTCGTTTCACTCGGCGCAGGTTTCGGGCAAAACGAGTTCGCAGCATTCCCTGCACCTGTTAGGTAGTGCAGCGTTCATGCAGGACGTGCTGTGCCGGTTTCGCACAAGGAATAACTGGCACTGAACTGGCGGGAACTAGCTCACGAAATGCGGGGTGGACCTAATGGACCTAATGCTTCCAAATTTCAGTAAACTCGTACTAAACTCTTTTATGGCAAATTTTTAGACAAGCTGAGTGTAGGCTTACATTAAGATATGTTAATGATTAGTCAACAGGATTATTACATTAAGCCATAATAACTAAACAACTGTCTTACTCAACATTAAGACTGAAACAAAAGTTTAGGTGTGCCTAATGTTGGTAtgcataaaaataaattaatCCACAGGATTAATCAACATGGTCAACATCTTGTCGCCCCGTATTACCTTTGCCTTGCACACGGTAGTAAAATCACACAATTTCTCTGACCAACTTCCCTTTAACGTTCTGCTTTTCTCTCAAAACAAAAGAGATGGACAGACAAGTGAAAAGACAAGTGAAAAGACAAGTGAAAAGACAAGTGAAAAGACAAGTGAAAAGACAAGTGAAAAGACAAGTGAAAAGACAAGTGCACATACAGGTGAACATACAGGTGAACAGACAGACAGCGTGAAGGAGGCCTACGTACGCAGTGTATCCGTTGATCATACTGGAGTAACGAAGCAGTACCACGTCGAGCCAGCCGCACCGCCGTTTTCGTTTGGTCGTGACTCCAATTTCACCACCGATAGTTTGTAGTCGCTCACCGATTTCCTGCAGCATGCAAAGAGAAAAACTGTGTCACGCAGTTGCACTTACCATCAACCCAGTTTCACTGCTCTGGTTTAGGCTTGTGTGATTATAAATTTTTTGGTTCAAAGCAATGTCAAAGAGAACAGTAATATGGTTGAATCATTCCAAAGGAAACAGTTCGAATGGCTGTGGGATTTGCATTAAACCTTTTATACAACAGCCAGAAATTGACTcgtctaaaaaagaaaaaaaaaaagttctttgcaatgcaaaggaggaaagagtcATCTCcgaaatcagttttttttttacttagtgtTATGCAGATAATTTTACACGAACACCCAAGTTCTACATTTTATACAATGCCAGCAGTACAGTGAATTCATTTACGGACTTTTGCTCGGTATTGCGGTTTAACCTACTTGAAATTTCACGATTTTCAAGGCcgcgggaatttttcatgttggcTCGTGCGCCCAATGTGCTTTGCACGTCATTGTGTTGCTGCGAAGTATAACCTTGGCAGCGCAACGCTGGAAGTTAAGGCTTTATTGCGCAAATTCAGCTCTGTGCTATTTGCCTACACGTGAACTTTACCCATTCTGGAATGTTCACCGAGTGAGCAGACGAACTTATTAGGGGCCCTCGCTGTTATTGTCGGCTCATCGCCTGCGGACCCGAACGCAGCTTCTATGCCCTTCAGTCATGCGCATGATCTCGGGCCCAATAACCGATGAGCCACTCAATAAGCAGCAAACATCTCGCAATGGTTTTCGCCTGATATCACGAAAGTCGGGAGCGCTGCTTTCCCAGGTGTCAGTAACCAAAGCTGCTGCTGAGTTGACACACATCTATTCCCAATGGGCTTCACAGCTCTTGAAAAGCCAGGAAATCACCTTGTCGACAAAAGCGAGTACGGGGCTCAACCTGAATGGCGCAAGTCTCTCTTCATGGCTGCCATTTTTTCGACACCGTTTGCATGGATCCCGTCTGAAAAATTGAGCGAGACGCCATGCGGGCATTCGATAGTTTGGTCGCCGTTATCCATTAGAGCAATCAAGAATGTGACGGTGCCCCAGGAATCTTTGAATAATTACAACAGGTCAATTGACTATAAACAAATGCTTCTTCTTTGGCAATGGGACTTGCTTGCCAGAACCGATGGTTATACACATTTTCAAATTGATATTAGTTCGTTTGAATACAATGAAAATTCCACATACTGAAATTCGAACTGAAGAGAATGTCAAACTGCATAATATTTGATCAAATGTTCGAAAATATGAATAATCacacctcgatataacaaacgtCGCTTTATCGAAACCCACGATGTAACGAACTGCTTTCATTTCCCTATCTTAGTTACATTGAAAACCATGCGCATAAGCTCTCGTTAGAGATTTCATCAGTTTTCGTGTTGCAAGTTGCTTGATACATACCGTGCAGGCACGATTGTCACTGCGTGACCTATACATTTACGCTTGTCTGCTTGAAATGCCCAagcctggtgaggggcctttAATGCTTGGTTCGAGTTTCACGTAGAACTGGTTGTACAGCATTCAAGTTTGTCAATGCACGGACTCTCGACCATCTTCATGTGAATTTCTGAAATTTCTGTTCCAGCAGACTGGAGGCTACTTTTTCTATGCTCACCAACAGCCGATTGAAAAGGCTCTTGTTAAAGGGGCCTTGAAACACCTCTCTGACTAATCAATGAATGACATCGCTATTAAACGACTTCACCTCGTGAATCTCCTGCTGCAAAATTATTTCAAATCCTTCAAACACAAGCGAATTTATTGGACCTGGCTTCTCTTTCATTTACACTAGCATGCTCGAAGGTACAAAGGAGAGACGGCAAGGGGGTGCAAGGGGAAAATTACCTGCCAGCCCCACCCAATGGCGGCCACCCTATTGATGCTACGCTTTTCACCTCGGAGGCCACATGCAGCAGACGCAAAAACTCAAGTTTAGACTGGCAGTgcaaagactttttttttctgtccttttaAAATTGCAGACATACatacttttcatttatttaactcaaacaAGCAACAATTGTATCACTAAGAATGTTCGCACGACCACAAAATCAGCCTATAGCTGTTGTGGATCCAGCTGCTCGCGACGCTGCCGCATGACGACATTGCGTAAGCAAGAGCAAGCGACATTTCACTGCTTGCGACACGaaattgtaaattccctgcttgcatgcagtgcaataatatttggatCACATATTTACGGGAGCCTCATTAACAGATAGGCAACggtttcttactatgttcaaaaagtgtttcggGACCCCTTTAATTACTCGGAAGCAAATATGCTAGCGACTCACATTCTTCTGTTCGGTGGGGAAAGGGCCATCGCCCACCCGTGTCGTGTAGGCCTTGACCACCCCGTACACGTGGCCAATGGCACGTGGTGGAATGCCGAGTCCCGTGCAGACGCCGCCCGCGGTGCAGTTTGAAGACGTCACAAATGGGTACGTCCCTGTTAACGAGGCAATAAAAGAGCAGCCACACATAAGAAGACAATGCGAGGGGCTGCCAGCAGAAGACAAGCAGAATGGGGCAGAAGCGAACCACTATTAATGAAGTGCGGACATGGCAGAAATTGAGCGGAAGGAGATGGAGACTAAGGGAGAGAGGCGCGCCAGGCTGGCGATGCAGCGGctcgaatttctttttcttttcaaggatttcgcatTTCATTacctttcggcacggacacccagtagaGACACTTCATTGTTATAgccgataatgcggcatgggggcatgGTAGTAAGTGGgctatttcaccatagaaaacatacaaaagttgaagGTGTAGCAGCCTCTCATtattataaccgatatattgttaaaaccggtaaaatgggttcgactgtaccGTAATAAGACACCGAGTGCACGCTGCCGTTTTCACGTGAGACGGGCGGGTGGGTATTGTGGTTAAGCGGCCGTGGCAGATGGctatacagtcgacgtccgatttcccggaccctcaagggaccgcgaaaacgtccggaaaatcgggcagtccggaaaaacgaatgcacgtgaaaacgcacctttttggtaggtatttttcgctgacggagagggtcacggccggagtacaagattctcattgctattcagccaatgcatcgtttaggtggctctaAAAAGAGCcgtttatatataaaaaaaaaaatacgacgtggccggcgctacctcataggtcagcacttgggcgcaaagaagtcgcttattttcttttgcacggtccgcttgcccgcgatcatgtctgcctcaattgcagtcaacgtcatgttgccgctgtacaccgatgacagtgtcatcagtgctcgcgtcaactccgagctcgttggctgtgtaggagctggctcttcgttctcggtgtcggtgtctccgtaacttgacgaatgatttcgtcatcggtcaactcctcacatagctcgaggtctttgtcagcgtcggcgaagccctcaaaggttatcccggctggaatcgacacgccggcagcgcgcagatcgtcgaaggcaacgtccgcggatggcagttcgtcacttcgtcagttcgtccacggagggcagttcgcggatggcagttcgttcaaaggcgcggacgaagacgaaggagcagtcagtgccatcgctgtaaacggcgaatccgctcgacgaaaagcgcagcacgaaacagctaggaactcggtggatgctgaaggtcgggaaacatgatcactgaagatagcgcgcagcagcaaacgatcaaccgcagacacgaccgcagagctgacaaaacaacacgtgaacgaacacagtgaggtttggcttggctaagctacggctggcaacggaacggattgacacgtgcggtttcgaggttacggcagccgcggcgcggtgcggcggtgctgctggccacacctgcgatgcgagtatggtgggttcgaggatatgaaaacaaccaaaatggcggcgtcggtggtgactttgggtcggcggttaacagtaaaaagtccgggaaatcggatggcgaaggctataagcgtccggaatttcggactttttaatacattgactctatggggaacttgacggtgccacagatgagtccgggaaatcaggcatgtccggaatttcgggcgtccgggaaatcggacgtcgactgtatagTGTTATCGATCACGCACGCCTCGAGCACTCTCTTGTTTGCATGGTATCTAGCGGCCAGAAAACATATACGATCGCAGGTTAGCAATTTAATGAACGTGAATGCCAAAAAATCCCGTTTACCGGGAATGTATGAACCGGTACAAAATAAGCGTGACTCTAATGGGTCATTTTTTGGGTCTTCGATCGCGAACGTTGGCACTGGGAAATCGAACGTAACGGCATTGTATCAACTAGGTTCTACggtattcgaataaatacggtaagccCTCTTTTTCCGAAACATACAACACACATCTATATTTAACCTAGTtcgaaatgagaaaatattctgTATTCAATTTAATATTTGTATATTTTAAATATTTCAAATATACAGAAAATTTTGCTATTCAAACACTCCTAGTTAGATTAAAGGTGCTTGTACATTTTCATGAGCACGCCCACGGCAAAGAGTCACGCTGATGCCACCTGTTAATCTAACTGGCCTCTCTCTTAAAGCAATAAAACAGCGTGTTGACAGGTACAAAGATCTCGCTTATAAAAGTTTTGGTCTGCTGCTGCTCACCAAAGTCAATGTCTAGAAGGCAGGCGTTGGCGCCTTCGACGAGGATGTTCTTGCCTTGAGCCAAGGCCTCGTGCAGGTATGACACGGTGTCGATGACAAACGGCCGCAGTTTCATCGCCAGATCCTGGGTTAAAAGATGACATCTAAGCACGCAGCACGTGTGATGTAAGAGTGGCGCCAGAGTTGAGCACAGCGATGAGAAGGAACAAAGAACACATGGCAAGCAAATGGCGCAGAATATAAACAGACAGCATAAGCGCTGTTTTGCAGCTAATCTTTCATTCACAACAAGGGCAGATATATCACATTGTTTCTCAATGACCGTCTCGTCAAAAGTAAGAATAAAACACCTTTGCAGATATACGAGAATCCCAGCAACTCGCACATCTAAGACAGCCAAGCTCTGTGAGAGAGTCCAACACACCTTTCAGGAGTATTAGGGGTCTGTTTTGCCACTACCCGAACATCTACCCAAGACTTTGCAGATACTTTATTATATCTGGTGCAATTCTTTCATCACACCCGAGCCTTTTCATATGCTTCACTATATAATTTTTCCttataaaaaaaggaaggaagaataACATTATGGCACAAGCATACTCTTATGAAAACGTACTGAAGTTGATTTAGCCAAAAAGCCCAGACTTGATACCCACAAAACCTTTGTTGACTTTGGCCCGTCCTAGCTGGCCTCCAACGTGGAGCCGGTAAAATGCGACTCAACAAGCAAAAAATTAGATTACCAACTAAGATGAACTGTGCAAAGAAGCTGTCTGTTTGAGTGAGGTATATGCAAGATAACTTTTTATTTTGCAAGTCTTGATAATGATGTTTAAACGCGAATTTGGGGCTCCACTGCAGGCTGCGTTGCTGGCTGTTCTTTCGTTTGACATCCGATACCAAATGCGCCGCGCTGCTGCACAAAAACCATCGCAGAACTCCCCTTCATTTtttattaaattctggggtttcatgCGCCAAAACCATGATTATGACATatacgacatgattatgaggcacaccgtagcgggGGACAATTGTACATTcaaattttgaccacccggggttctttaacttgcatcAATGCATGGCACAGTTGCATTTTTGCACTTTGCACCAATCAAAATGTGGCTGCTGCGACTAGGATTTAATCCCACACCCTTGGCCTGAGCAGTGCAATACTAGAGCCCATACGGTAGGTGGAACTCCCCTTATCAGTTTCGCTGTAGGAATAGGGGTTTGAGCTAAAGTGACTATTTGTGCCGAAAGAGCTTCATAGTTGAGGTCTACATAAAAAGGCTTGCGACAATttacaaaatttcactaattaacatGTCAAATGATGACTGCGGAGAACAAATTGTATAGACCCTTCCAACGAAAGCTCCCTGGATGTTGTCATAATTCCCTCTGAATTGCTGCAATTATTATGCGCGAGCCATAACATAAAACATAAAAGTCATCAAAGTTAAAATTATGCTTTTCAGTTCttgtcatactttttttttttgctactggAGCTTTCATATGTTAAACGATGCCAGAGATGGCACAAGAACTGTTTGGAGCAGCACGAAATTCACAAAAAATGGCACTCGGCACACGTGCACGCACCTTGTATTTGACGAGCTCCACGTCGAGATCAACCTTGAGGGCAGGAAATAGCCGCTGGTACGTGGCCACCAGACTCCGAAACCTAGGAGAGGTGACAACCAGAAGACAGACACTGTTATCATAGCAATTAAGAgccacaaaaaactgtggcaaaCAATCCACAAGACAATCGAAATTGGGAATTAGTCAGTGTAGAGAAGTTTTCTCCAAACAGGGGTCTTAAAATTTCAGATCCCAGCACTGCACAATTCCTTGTTATGGGGAAGAACTTCAAGGACGCTACACGCTGTGTTAAAAGAGGTTTAAAGTGTCTGTATAATATAGTTTAGGAAACAGCAGAGTCTACAATAGCAACAGCAGCGCTCCTAATGTCACTTTGTGGTGGTTCGTTCCACTACAATATGAAAAAAAGTTGTATTGCATGACTGCTTTTGTGAAAGGAAAAGCACTGTTATGTACATAACAATGTTGCAGCCAATGATTTCACACCTTGTAGGTGCAAAAATAGTTCTTTGCACACCGTTTGAACCCTATGCAACAAGATGAAACACTAGCATTGCTGCTTACAGCGTGTCTCCATTATTCAGGGATTCAAGTCATTCTGCAAATGGTCATACATTTATAAATAGGCTGAAATTGTTAAATTATTCTGAATGGTGCCAACTTCCAAGATAGTTCTGCTTTAGGTTTATTGCCTTATAATGACAATAATGACAAACATATAAAGCAATAACCTTCTCTGCTCACTAACCCTTGTTTTAATGGTTGGATGATTTATCTGACTCAAAGTCGCAGCATATTTATAAGCTGGAACACACAACTGGCATTCCGCATACACAGCACTGAACACAACATGTTATGCTGGAGAAATTGCAAgtgactgcagaacacatgcatATACGTATCTACGTGTACACACTTATAAGGAATATCGGATTAAATATCCTAGTTTTGTGTTTAATGAGACTTTATTGTAAGAAGGTTCTACCGTTTATATAAGAACACATAAAGAAAGCATGTGAAAGATAAAGAGCACTACCCATAATGAAGTGCACAAAAGACGCAAGGCAAAGCTATTGTAAAGTAACTGCCTCGTGACGCAACTGCAGCAGAATGGCCAAGATTCATTGCTGCCAACATGCACTGTCATTAACTGCTCTTTAACACTTATCACTATAGTGCAATTGCATGACGCAGACTTGGACGTCTCCCTTTGCAATGAAATGAAGCGAGCCAACAGCCCCCAGGTTTGCAATGCAGCTGTAATCGTAATCTACTCGCATGCGTCTCGCATGCTTGTGCCGCAGTAATTGCCAGCAAGTACGGGTTCAAGCAACGATTAACAAGCTAATTTGCCACCAGGCTCCATTAATGTGGTGACACTGTGCTCCAAGATTGCACAATTCCCCATCATGCACATAAAAACAAACAGCGGCATATCCGGTATATCAACACAAAATGAGGTCTGCAGCAACGTCTCGCCATGCTTGCGGTGACGCGTGCTAGATAACAAGTGTACACTCCGTAACGACCGAAGGTAAGATAAAGAGTGCGGTCTTGTTGCACAATGCTTGTAACGCTCCCGGCTTGTGCCTGCAGATGTACACACACACCAGTCTTATCTGGTGTGCACATCTACGCAGAGGAGACGATAACACTgaaggtgtgtgtgtgcgcgtgcccTCGACGCAACCTCGTTAGAGGAATGCACCTGTGTGCGTGTCGGCGCGGGCAAGCATAACTTTTTTGTCCGGCTGCAATTGTAGGGGTCTGAAAGGTAGATAACAATGAGCTATTGTACTAACAAACGGATAAAACTTTATATCCGAGTATTGCCAATACTTTGGCAGGTTGCGCTGTAATTATTTGGAGCCAGCATAACAGCGGAGCAAACGGAACACATAACATAGCATGACATGGTTGGCAACTTCTGTTGCCAACAGCTTGGTTACTAGCATTAAAGTTAGGGTTAGTGAAGTATTGGACACAAACCACTAATCTAAGAATGAAACGAGGAAAAGCAGTCAATGGCAGTTCTTTCTTGGCTTCTTCGTCCACTTCAAGTTTTTCGCACTGTAACTGAAGTGCAATGGCACACTAACTATCCAAATCTGTTAATGCTACTGAATGGATTTGGAACCACACCTAAACACTAGCACTTCAACAAAATTGCCTTTAACAAACTATTAATTTCTTATGGACTACTTTCTTCTAAAAAACCATCATAACAGCTCATTCTTTTGACCTGATATACCGTACTTTCAGGTGTATAAGACGCGCTGTTCtttgaatttttcgtcggtgcgtcttatagaacgcaCTGACTTATGTAGACAAGTTTATAGTGCAGATAATGCAGACAAGTTGATAGCCCTGGGCAACGTGTCGCATGAGGCTAGATAATGTGGACTATGCCGAACCGGTTCGCGAACCATTATGTATTTTTGTAGAAAATGAACTCTACCAGAAAGGAATAGGAGCACGTTGAACTCAAATTATATTACACCTGGAGTGGAAATATTCACGGAGTTAAACGTCACTGTAATtatttttaaatcgcttaccaaacgaacaggtgtgtcttatacacaggtgcgacttatatacgttttttttccgtaacaactgccgttttgaggggggtgcgtcttatacaaagttGCGAgctatagaccggaaaatacggtacctTAATAACATGCTTAGAACAGAGAAATACGTCGGCAAATATTGTGGGAAATTTAACTCAATAAAACCAATGATGATAGAAGGTCAACTGCCGTGCACAATGTGAGGAGGGCTCGTCATCAGCCAAACTGCGGCAATCACATGCGATGAGTTGAGATTTTCAAGATCTCTTCATGTGAGATGAACACGAAGGGACTGTGTAACTTCGCCCAATATGAAGTGTGGCTTAACGAAGCTCACTGAGCTAACGGAAACTAAGCACATGAGTTTGAACAGTACAGCTTATCAGAGAAGTCAGTTTGACTGAGTGCTTATAAAAGGAATCCCGATTTAAGTAGTGAGAGAACATAAGAACGTCATAAAGTTCTGGTCATGCCAAGCACATCGCCCACAGAGAGAATGCAGAAATAAAAAGTCAAATTCAGCTTGCAGCGCTGGGAACCAGCGCCGGACTCACCTCTGTTCGAATACAGCAAAGTCGCCAACCAGATCTGCCATCCTCAGCCCTGTCCTCGAAGCCTGAAAATTCACAACATGCATCAGGTAAGCAGCTTCAGAAGACCAAATGGCTTTGGATATCACTGCAAGTTGTCGTTCATTCCAGTGTAATTTTCATTTCTTAAAGAATAGGAAGGTTTCTAATTGAACCTTATACTGCAATTCATTTCACTGCTCTCCCCACAGCGCGTgcgtgcacgcacacacgcacacacagggaTGTTTATTTAACTTATGCTGTCCTTGGCCTCAATGTGTGTTGGCTTTGAATGGTGTTGTGTAGTAATAATGCTTGCTACCAACGAACACAACCATACATTTGATCACCAGTGCTGGCTTCATCACaactaaagaaaagaaataggACCCTTTTTCTTGAGTGATGCAACGGCAAATTCTTAACATGACAGTTGCTTTCACTTACCTTGCATGCATAAGTAGGACCGATGCCCTTTTTTGTGGTACCAAGGCTGGAATGGAGATGAAAATTACAAATACAGTGTCACAAACACAAACAACCCAGCGTGCAACAGATTGCAAAAGTTGATGGAACACTGGAGCTATGAAGatagaattacaaaaaaaaaaaaactttactgcTAATGCATCTATCATAACACTAAAAGATGCACAGCACATGTTGGCAAGCAACTAAGCTGTGAGCcaattaattttattttttggtcCTTTCATACTTTGTaactagagaagaagaagaaaaaaaaaagaagcaccaattatcacagaaacaaacaaacaaaaatcaaAGAAGGCAGCTGTCGATAAGGGAGAGATGGCTGCTTTCAATCACTGAGCAACAAGTCATTGCAGCGGTCTTTATATGGGTTATTTTTGCACTGCTGGCACTTAAGGACACTTGTAATATTtcttagtatttttttttataaaaaaaaaactggctttTTCACCTCGCAAAGCAAACTGAATACAGACGAAAAGCTGTGCGAAAGTAGCTTGAGAATTGTCTGTGGCCCAGCAGCTAAAGAAACTTTTTTTAAATTCCTGCGTATTTCAGGTACCATTTCAAAGCTGCCACTAATGTAACTGTGTAAAGCTTTGTGGGATTCAATGAAAAGACAAAGAAAGCAAGTTAGGTGAGAAAATCCTTTAGGAAATAGCAGCCATTTTTCCAGCCAATCATGATGATAATAAGTGCCTTCTTTTCAAAGTATTTTCAAAGTAAAACTGTGACTCGTTGAGTCATAAGGGAACTCAGACTCTGTATCCTGAACATGATACAAGCAGCAAATTGGATGCGCAGATATGAACAACAGATATTGTGCAAGACATTCTGTGGTACTTGCACTATCCTGATGCACTActaccaatatttaaaaatatacagTAAGATTCTGGGGTTTCTCGTGCCAAAACTCCactacgattatgaggcacaccatagtggggggggggggactcgataaattttgaccacctggggttcgttaacgtgcacctaaatctaagtacacgagatCTTTTATATTTCGGCCCCGGCGAAATGCAGCCGTCGAGGCCAAGATTGAACCCACGaactcgagcttagcagcgcaacgccatggcAACTGGGCTACTGGCGACCAATGTTCGAGACCGGTTACAATATTAAAAGTGGTCTGAACTGTCATGTTTTGTGCTTCCTACAATATTAACTGCAAATATGTGCTTTGCACAAAAAACCCGAATGCCATAGGCAACAGCCCTAACTTTTTCCCACGTTGCATAAATAGTGAGCCTCACATTCAAACCCCACAATGTCTCAAGGCTATTGAAATTGATCTCATGATCAAGTTTTCGTGTTAACGAGTGCATATATTTCACTCAGTAGTAAAGAGGCACAAGAACgctaaatcagtttagattgaTGTCGTATTCTATCAGAAGAAC comes from the Dermacentor silvarum isolate Dsil-2018 chromosome 9, BIME_Dsil_1.4, whole genome shotgun sequence genome and includes:
- the LOC119465277 gene encoding adenylosuccinate synthetase codes for the protein MSGYINFGCPNGVNGGTDLPDSFHRAPPEPKSHANVVLGAQWGDEGKGKIVDLLASEAQIVCRCQGGNNAGHTVVVENVCYDFHLLPSGLTNTKCTGIVGNGVVINVPQLFDEIKTNEEKGLQISSRLLISDRCHIVFDFHQAVDGLQEIEKGAKSLGTTKKGIGPTYACKASRTGLRMADLVGDFAVFEQRFRSLVATYQRLFPALKVDLDVELVKYKDLAMKLRPFVIDTVSYLHEALAQGKNILVEGANACLLDIDFGTYPFVTSSNCTAGGVCTGLGIPPRAIGHVYGVVKAYTTRVGDGPFPTEQKNEIGERLQTIGGEIGVTTKRKRRCGWLDVVLLRYSSMINGYTALALTKLDILDTFEEIKIGTAYRIDGKVYKYPPASADEMSKVQVDYTIMPGWRTPTSECRKYSDLPANARLYIETVQELLGVPFKWIGVGKSREAIITIP